The Candidatus Poribacteria bacterium genome contains the following window.
CTTTTGCCAACTTCACCCAACTGTAGATGTAAGTTGATGAGGGCGACATTTTTGTCAACGCCGCTTGTGCTCTGATTGGTGCCTTGGCAGTAGAAACTGAGTAACCGACTCGGTTTAGAGAGATATTCAACGATCTCGTCAATACGTGCGGGATGAATATCACAGGCAGCGAGCAGCGCGTCTTCGTCTAAACTCTTCAGATGGTTCTCATAAGCACTGAAGTTTTCTGTACTTCTGCGGATGAAACGGCTATTGACTCGTCCGACGGCAAGGAGACGCTTGGCAATGAGTTGAAGGAAAGCAACGTCACTCCCGGGCGCGAGCGGCACATGGATATCTGAGAAATCGGCAGTCTTCGTGCGGCGCGGATCTACGGCGATAATCCGTGTATTTGGCTCAACTGCCCGCCGTTTCCGAATCATCTGGAAGAGCACGGGATGATTCACCGCCATGTTCGCACCGATAATCAGGAAAACATCGGCGTGCTGAATATCATCATAGCAGGTAGGAGGTCCATCTGAACCGAACGCCTGCATGTAACCGACCACCGCGGACGACATACAGAGCCGACTATTTGTGTCTACGTTATTCGTGCGGAGAAATCCTTTGAACAATTTGTTGAACACGTAGGAAGTCTCTGTATCCAACTGTCCAGAACCGTAGAGCGCAATAGAATCCTTGCCGTGCTCCAGTCGGATTTCGTGAAGCCGATTTGCCGTGAAAGCGATCGCCTCGTCCCACGAAACCTGGCGCGGGGGTTCACCACGGCGATCCCGAATCATGGGATACGCGAGTCTACCGTCATGATTTTGAAAGACCTGTTTCAGATGCGCGCCTTTTGGACAGAGCATTCCATAATTAGGAGCGACATCATCGTCTGCTGAGATTCTCGTAATTTTATTATCTTGGACGGTTGCTTGGATGACGCAACCGACCCCACAATAGGGACATACCGCTTTTCCCGTCGAATTTTGCACTGGTTTCTCCATTGTCAAAGATCTCATATTATTTCGTTCCGGTGCGGTTAGAATGCAAATCACATTTGAGCGAGTACGCCGCAAAACCGCACCTACCGGCTTGGGAATGGACTTTAGGATAAAGCACCTGCTTCGGTTTTCAGCCGTTGTCTCTCCGCGAGTGCTGCATCAAACGCCTTTTGCTCTGCAGCTTGGACTGCGGGCGAGAATCTCACTAACACTGTCCCAAACGAAGCAACTGCAACCATTACACCGAGATACAGCAAGCCTTGCTGCATCGTGATACTCTCAGACCGGAACAGGAAACCCGCTGCAACGGCACCAGCATTGCCACCCGCGCCGACGATACCGGCTACGGCTCCTAACGCCTTTCTATTGATAAACGGAACGATTCCAAACGTCGCGCCTTCCGACATCTGCACGAAAAGACTGAAGACAATCATCGTTCCAACGGCAAGCACGAGCACCGCCATTTGTGAGAACACCATCAACAGGATCCCTTCACCTAACAGTCCCACGAAGAGGAACATGACACGCCCGCGGAGTCCCATCCTTTTCGCAAAGAAATCGGAGAAAAACCCACCGAGACTTCGGGCAAAAATATTCATCAAACCGAACAAGCCAGCGATGAGTCCCGCGGTCTTGACATCCAAGTGGAACTGATCGTGATAGTAGAGCGCAGCGACGTTGTTAATGGTTAATTCCACCCCGAAACAAGCGGCATAAATAAAGAAAAGTGCCCAGACGCGGTAGTCTTTAATCGCCAGCATGAAAGATTCCTTGCCTTTGCCCTCTGAAGGTTCAAGTTCACCGCGTTCACGGAGTTCCTTATAGTTTCCATCGGGGGCATCTTGGGTCAAGAAGTAATAAGCAAACCCAGTGATAAACAGCGCGATACCGGGAACAATCATCGCCAATCGCCATCCGAGGAATTCGCTCACACCGAAGCTGAGAATAGCCGTAAAAATGAGCGGCATGACCATCTGCGTAACACCGCCGCCGAGGTTCCCCCACCCGGCTGTCGTCGCATTCGCTGTGCCGATAACATTCGGTGCGAACATCACCGACGTGTGATACTGCGTGATGACGAACGACGCACCGATTGCACCGATTGCCAGTCGGAACAGCAGAAACGATTCGTAATTCTGAGCGAGTCCGATACCCATGACAGGCAGCGAACCGAGGATCAGGAGCCATGTATACGCCTTTCGGGAACCGATCTTATCGCAGAGCGGTCCGATTAAGACACGCACCAGCACCGTAATTGCCACAGAGGCGATAATCGTATTACCGATCTGTGTTTTTGTTAACATTAGGTCTTCGCGCACAATCGCCATAAGCGGAGCAATCCCAAACCAACCGAAAAATGCGAGGAAGAACGCGAACCATGTGGTATGAAAGGTTCGCATCTGGATCGTTTTTAAGCTAAAGAGATTTATCCGTGTTGCTTTATTTTTTATATCCATAATTTTATATTTCCTTGCGGATAAGTTTCATTGATTGGTAACTTGACCGTTTTCGAGTCGCTTTGAACGTTGTTCAAAGCTAATACTATTTTTCGACATTCGGCAAAAGCGATATTACCGCCGTGAAAGGTAAGGGACGAGTCCTTCAAGCACTTGCGGTAAATCGTCACAAGGTACATTTTCCAATACTTTGGGCGCGACTTTCGGGTTTGCACCAGCATCTCCTTTGAGGAACACGTCCACCGCATCGGTAACAACACCATCAATCTTAATTCTCTTACCAAGCAGTCCAATATCAGCGGCAGCGTGATTGCCACACCCGTTCGGACAGCCAGACCAATGTATCGTGAGCGGTTTCGTATTGCCAAGCCTCGCTTCCAAATGCCGGATCGCTTCCATCGCGCGTTCTTTCGTTTCAATCAGTGAGAAGTGGCAGTAGTCGATACCTGTGCAACTCACCATACCGCGCATGACTTCCGAAGGATCATAGCGGAGTTCGTGTAGGAGCGGTTCTGCGGTTAATTCTCCGAGCTTTGCGTCCGGTACGTTGGTAATAATCAGGTTCTGTCCCTGCGTGAGACGGATATCGCCGTTGCCATATTCCTCCGCGAGCCGAGCGACCTCGAAAAGTTGTGTTGTCGTAATACGTCCGACAGGGACAACAAGCCCGACGTAGTTGAGATGTGGCTGTTTCTGTGAGAAGATACCGGTATGGTCAGTCTTCTTCTTCCCGCGCGCATCTTTACCCGCCCTCAGGAGCGGTTGTTTTCTATGCCGACGACTTTCTAATTCTTCCCGGAATTTTTCTACACCCCAGTCTGCAATCAGAAAAGCGAGGCGAGATTTATTACGAGCCGTCCGAGGTCCGTGATCTCGAAAAATTAGCGTAATATCCGCACACAAAACCGAGGCTTCCTCAGGGATAATAAACACATCAAGTGGTTGTGCCAGTGTGTACCCCCCAGACCCCATCTTTCCGCCAACAGCGACGTTAAAGCCTTTTGTCTCCTGACCATCAATCTCCTTTACCGCAGGCGTAAGCGCGATGTCTTGTGAGGCGGTATGCGTACAGTTATCCAAACATCCCGTGATACCGACATTAAACTTGCGTGGAATATCGGTGAATTCCTTGTTGCCGACAATGAGGTTCGTGAATTCCCTGCCGACATGCGAAGCGTCAAACAATTCGTTCGGCGTTAACCCAGCGACGGGGCACCCAATTACACCGCGAATGTTATCGAAACCGGTTTGGAGTGAACCTAAACCGACCGCTTCCAGCCGATTCCAGATGTGCTGAACATTTTCAATCGTGAAACCGCGGAGCTGTATCTGCTGACGCGTCGTGAGATCCACAAATCCCGGTCCGTGTGCCTCACTGATTTCAGCGATGGCGCGGAACTGTTCGGCGTTGCTAAAACCGCTGGACATGCGGAGCCGCATCATAAATGCCCCAGGGGTCTGTTTTCGGTAAAAGACACCTACCCATTTGAGTCGGTCGCGTTCGTTTGCCGGAATAGATTCCCAACCGTTCCGAATGTAGTTCGGAATGTCGTTGATCACCTCAAGCCCGTTTTTTTCTTGTTTGAGGACCTCTGCGGCGTTTATCTTGGGCTTCCTTTTTTTCGCAGCCGCCGTTGGTGCTGAACGCACCTTTCGACTTGCAGGAATAACTTTCTTTTTTGATCTTGATTCGTTCACCTTTGAACCTCCTTCAGAAATAAATGGCATTCAAACGGATACATAACCTGAATATAAAGACAGAAAAAAAGGCATCTATCGGCAAGCACAATGCTTCGCCAAATAGACACCTGTGTCTGGTTCCAGACCGTCTTTGGTTGGAATCGTCGTTATTATCTATTATGCCTAATAACACAAAACATATTCATCTGTATTAGGCAAAATCGGTAATTCTCATGTGTACGTTTCGTTCATCCTTGAACATACGTACTTTCAAAGCGGAAATGGATATATCCGCCTATAATTTATTTGTCAACACTTCTGCAACCGACAGAATATCCTGCGAGACTTCTGCGAGCCGCTTTCTGCGATTCATCGCCATTTTTCGTAAAATTTGATACGCCTGCGCTTCATTACAGCCACGTTGCTGGGCGACAAGCTCCTTTGCACGTTCAATGATTTTGCGTTCAGCAAGGTTTGTTTTTGTCTTTTCGAGTTCCTCTTGCAATGCCCGGAATTCATAAAATCGAGCGATGGCTGCCTCGATGATCGTTTTAACTCTGGCACCGGTGAGTTTCCCGACCGCATACGCCGACACACCCGCACGTGTCGCCGCCTGAATCGTCTCCGACCGTTCATCGCGCGAAAACATGACCGTCGGACACGGATAGTCCTCATGAAGTGCCGCAACCCAATCGAGTATTGCGTGCCCCGGAAAATCGACACCGATCAGTATGATGTCCGGCTTTATGCGTGAGACTTGATCCGCCAAACCTTCCTGTAGACGCAGCGGCACAGCGACGTTGTACCGACTCGCTTCCAGAATTTGGACTAACGAAGTTGCACGCTCTGGGTTGTTATCAATGATTAAAACGCTCGGTGTTGTGGTGCTTGCTCCCATCTGCGACCCTTCCGAAGTTAATGCCTTGTAAATGTGCTGAAATGACAAGGCATGTTAACCTTACATATCAGCATTAGCAAGAACCTTGCCAAAAGTCCGAATTATTGATTTCCGTAGGGCGCGTAAGGTTTCTGGAAAATGAAAGCTGCAGAGAGCGTCCGCGGGGTGCGAATTTTTGCCTATTTTTTTAGCAGAATTTACGCGTATTTTCCTATTTTTTGGGCAATACAGAAAAAGAAGACTGGAAGATTGGAGGAAGAGAAAACCGGAAATGGGATTACAACGCCTTTCACGCGTTTACGCGTCGGACGGTGTAGATAGAAACTCGGTTAGTCCTTCCGTCCAACTTAACAGGATAAATAGATTTCTGATAGGTAAAGCCGTTGTCATTGAGCAATTTGAAAAATCCGATAGCGTTCTTTCGGTTTGGCTCGGAAAAGAGGGCAACACCGTTTGGGGTAAGGTAATCTTGAAGTAAAGTCGCAATCGGTTGCCAGTGGTGTTCTTCATAGATAACATCGGCGGCGAGAATATAGCGGAATTTGCAGTTGAAGCAGGGCGTATTCCAATCCATCTGGACGAAATCGGCTCTCTTTTCAACGCCGTTTTGTTCCGCGTTGTGGTGCGCGAAGCGGAGTGCTTCGCGTTCCGCGTCCGTGAAAACCACTTTCGCATCCATCCGACATGCGACAATTCCTGTGAGTCCAAACCCACACCCGATCTCAAGAGTCGGTGCTTCTCTGAGTTGTGCGCCAAGTGTCTCTACATGGCGAGCAAGACCGATAGAAGATTCCCAGAGATAGGTCCAGTAAGGGAGATAGAGTTTACCTTCAGTGTCCTCTCGACTGAGTTGTTCGAGGAACCAATCGGGTTCTTCTATAAGTGTGAGTTGTACGCGACCGGTCTTCAACTTAACGACGGTACTTGTGAGGGGGTAGTCTCGTAATTGGGTGTCCATTTCCGCTATGATACCCCAAAATCAAGTCGTATTCAAGAAAATTGTCCTGAAATATAGCACTTTACTTGAAATTGGTTATAGAGTTGGAAGGGAAAAAGAAAGGGCAGCTACCTGTTGATATGATGGTGACACGAACGTGCTCGTTTCGGTTCTGTAAGGGAGTCGCGACCGGGAGTGCTTCGCAGTGAGAATTCCACAGAAACATGTCGGGATTGAAATCCCTCCTACGGCAAATCTGAAAAACTTGCACTTTAAGATATTTTGTTATATCATAATAGTATAAGGTGAAAGTGGAAGGATAACTGAGAAATGACGAAATTGAGAAATAAAACACAGAATAAATCGCGGGGTTTGAAGGTCTGGTTTTTGCTTGCGCTGACTGTTCCGGTTTGTGTGTTGGTGCAAGCCGATGAGCATGTTCCTGATGTTGAAACTATCGTCAAAAAGATTGATCAACTCTATCGGAGCGAGACAAGCCATGCCGAGATGGAGATGCACATCGTCACGCCACATTGGGAACGCACGCTCGCAATGACGGTTTGGACACAGGGGATGAACAAGACTTTTATCCGAATTACGGCACCCAAGAAAGAACAGGGAGTCGCGACACTGCGTATCGGGAACGAGATGTGGAACTATCTGCCGAAGACAAACAAGACGATGAAGATCCCGCCATCAATGATGATGGGGTCGTGGATGGGTTCCGATTTTACGAATGACGACTTGGTCCGGGAGTCGTCGATGCTCGACGATTATACTTATCAGTACGTTACACCAGAAGACGCATCCGCGGATCATCTCTATGTCCAGCTGACACCAAAAGAGGATTCTCCAATCGTTTGGGGCAAGATTGTTGCCGCCGTGCAGTCCGACGATTATATACCGGTGTGGCAGCGGTTCTATGACGAGAAAGGGAACCTGATGCGAGTGATGAACTTCAAAGAGATCAAGACCTTTGGTGACAAAATCGCGCCATCCCTGATGGAGATGATTCCACAGAACAAAGAAGGACACAAAACGGTTGTCCGATGGTTGAATGCAACTTTCGATTCGGACATCGACGATAAAATCTTCACACGCCGAAATCTTCAGAGAAGAAGATAGGTTAGACGGCACGCGGCGCGTGCCTACTACTATGATACTTAAGATTGCGTTTCGTAATATCTTCCGCCAAAAACGGCGTACAATCCTTACCGCCCTCGCGATGATTGTCGGTTTTACGCTCTTATCGCTAACTATTGGCTTGTCCGACGGTGCGTATGGGAATATTATTGCGATGTTTACGCGCAACCGTATCGGACACATTCAGGTGCATCGCGACGGGTATCTCGATAAACCGTCGCTCTACAAAACGATCGACAACACCTCTGCTGTAGGTGAGACGATTCAGCGTATTGTAGGCGTTGAAGCGTGGACCCCACGTGTCTACGGGGCAGGACTCGGCTCGGTTGGTGAAAAGAGTACAGGTGTACAAATCATTGGGGTTGATGTGGCACGTGAAACCGCAGCAACCCGTTTTGACCAAAAAGTCGTTGAAGGTAGGACACTCAGCGAAACGCCATCGCATGAGGCAGTTATTGGGAAAGGGTTGGCGAAAATTGTGTCTGCAACGGTTGACAGTGAAATTGTAATCGTTTCACAGGGGGCTGACGGTTCGATTGCGAACGACGTGTATAAAATCGTCGGTATCGCAGAGAGCGGAGACGACCTAACGGACCGCGTGGCGTGTTATCTGCACATTGAAGACGCTCAAGAATTGCTTGTGCTCGCCGAACGCGTTCACGAAATTGTTGTGATTGTCTCAAACATCAACCGGGTCAATAAAATTACGGGCGCAATCGAAACGCAACTCAATGATCCGACGCTTGATGTAGCACCGTGGCAGGTGGTCGCCAAATCCTTTTATCGCGCCATGCGAACCGATCAACAAGGTGATATGATCGGTCGTCTGGTGATTATGCTGATTGTTGCTATGGGTGTCCTCAATACAGTGCTGATGTCGGTGCTGGAACGGACGCGTGAATACGGTGTGCTGAAGGCAGTCGGGACAAAACCGGTGCAAATCTTCTGGCTCGTCGTTTGCGAAGTGGTCATCATAGCACTGGGCAGTATCTGTGTTGGCGCGCTCCTTGGGGCCTTGATTAACTATCTGTTCTCTATATACGGTTTCCCTTACCCTGAAGAAATTACCTATGGCGGCATGAAACTCAAGACGTTGTATGCTGAAGTCAACGTTCGATGTCTGGTTACTCCAGCTATCATCGTTATGTTATCAGCGACGATCTTCAGTCTGTTTCCTGCGATAAAAGCTGCGCGTATTATGCCTGCGAAGGCGATGCGGACACATTGATATAGTTGTCAGTTATCAGTTATCAGTTAAGAGGTTTTCGGGGTATCCTAAAGTCTCTTTCTGATAACCGAACTGTTCTCACTGCGAAGCATGACGACTACTGAAAACTGATAACTATTACACAGAAAAACCGAACTGTTCTCACTGCGAAGCATGACGACTACTGAAAACTGGAAGGTTTTTTTGAAAAAAAAACGAACTGACAACTGATAACTATGTCTTGGATTTTAATTAAACTCGCTTGGCGAAATATCTTTCGGAATAAACGGCGTACGATTATTGCTGCAACAGCGATCGGCCTCGGTTTGGCTGCGCTGATTTTTGTTGATGCGTTAATGATCGGGATGACAGACAATATGGTGCGGACTGCCACTGCCTCTTTCCTCGGCGACGCGCAGATTCATCGGGCAGGTTTTCGAGACGTACAAGAGGTCTCATTGACGATTCAGGCACTTGACGAAGTAACGGAGAGTCTCGCTCAGGAAGGGATTGTCGAACATTTCACCCAAAGGGTACTTGCGCCAGGTATGAT
Protein-coding sequences here:
- a CDS encoding MFS transporter; translation: MDIKNKATRINLFSLKTIQMRTFHTTWFAFFLAFFGWFGIAPLMAIVREDLMLTKTQIGNTIIASVAITVLVRVLIGPLCDKIGSRKAYTWLLILGSLPVMGIGLAQNYESFLLFRLAIGAIGASFVITQYHTSVMFAPNVIGTANATTAGWGNLGGGVTQMVMPLIFTAILSFGVSEFLGWRLAMIVPGIALFITGFAYYFLTQDAPDGNYKELRERGELEPSEGKGKESFMLAIKDYRVWALFFIYAACFGVELTINNVAALYYHDQFHLDVKTAGLIAGLFGLMNIFARSLGGFFSDFFAKRMGLRGRVMFLFVGLLGEGILLMVFSQMAVLVLAVGTMIVFSLFVQMSEGATFGIVPFINRKALGAVAGIVGAGGNAGAVAAGFLFRSESITMQQGLLYLGVMVAVASFGTVLVRFSPAVQAAEQKAFDAALAERQRLKTEAGALS
- a CDS encoding methyltransferase domain-containing protein encodes the protein MDTQLRDYPLTSTVVKLKTGRVQLTLIEEPDWFLEQLSREDTEGKLYLPYWTYLWESSIGLARHVETLGAQLREAPTLEIGCGFGLTGIVACRMDAKVVFTDAEREALRFAHHNAEQNGVEKRADFVQMDWNTPCFNCKFRYILAADVIYEEHHWQPIATLLQDYLTPNGVALFSEPNRKNAIGFFKLLNDNGFTYQKSIYPVKLDGRTNRVSIYTVRRVNA
- a CDS encoding ABC transporter permease — its product is MQLSIRTSTIKSSHAEIFREEDRLDGTRRVPTTMILKIAFRNIFRQKRRTILTALAMIVGFTLLSLTIGLSDGAYGNIIAMFTRNRIGHIQVHRDGYLDKPSLYKTIDNTSAVGETIQRIVGVEAWTPRVYGAGLGSVGEKSTGVQIIGVDVARETAATRFDQKVVEGRTLSETPSHEAVIGKGLAKIVSATVDSEIVIVSQGADGSIANDVYKIVGIAESGDDLTDRVACYLHIEDAQELLVLAERVHEIVVIVSNINRVNKITGAIETQLNDPTLDVAPWQVVAKSFYRAMRTDQQGDMIGRLVIMLIVAMGVLNTVLMSVLERTREYGVLKAVGTKPVQIFWLVVCEVVIIALGSICVGALLGALINYLFSIYGFPYPEEITYGGMKLKTLYAEVNVRCLVTPAIIVMLSATIFSLFPAIKAARIMPAKAMRTH
- a CDS encoding ANTAR domain-containing protein; amino-acid sequence: MGASTTTPSVLIIDNNPERATSLVQILEASRYNVAVPLRLQEGLADQVSRIKPDIILIGVDFPGHAILDWVAALHEDYPCPTVMFSRDERSETIQAATRAGVSAYAVGKLTGARVKTIIEAAIARFYEFRALQEELEKTKTNLAERKIIERAKELVAQQRGCNEAQAYQILRKMAMNRRKRLAEVSQDILSVAEVLTNKL
- a CDS encoding ferredoxin--nitrite reductase, which encodes MNESRSKKKVIPASRKVRSAPTAAAKKRKPKINAAEVLKQEKNGLEVINDIPNYIRNGWESIPANERDRLKWVGVFYRKQTPGAFMMRLRMSSGFSNAEQFRAIAEISEAHGPGFVDLTTRQQIQLRGFTIENVQHIWNRLEAVGLGSLQTGFDNIRGVIGCPVAGLTPNELFDASHVGREFTNLIVGNKEFTDIPRKFNVGITGCLDNCTHTASQDIALTPAVKEIDGQETKGFNVAVGGKMGSGGYTLAQPLDVFIIPEEASVLCADITLIFRDHGPRTARNKSRLAFLIADWGVEKFREELESRRHRKQPLLRAGKDARGKKKTDHTGIFSQKQPHLNYVGLVVPVGRITTTQLFEVARLAEEYGNGDIRLTQGQNLIITNVPDAKLGELTAEPLLHELRYDPSEVMRGMVSCTGIDYCHFSLIETKERAMEAIRHLEARLGNTKPLTIHWSGCPNGCGNHAAADIGLLGKRIKIDGVVTDAVDVFLKGDAGANPKVAPKVLENVPCDDLPQVLEGLVPYLSRR
- a CDS encoding outer membrane lipoprotein-sorting protein — its product is MTKLRNKTQNKSRGLKVWFLLALTVPVCVLVQADEHVPDVETIVKKIDQLYRSETSHAEMEMHIVTPHWERTLAMTVWTQGMNKTFIRITAPKKEQGVATLRIGNEMWNYLPKTNKTMKIPPSMMMGSWMGSDFTNDDLVRESSMLDDYTYQYVTPEDASADHLYVQLTPKEDSPIVWGKIVAAVQSDDYIPVWQRFYDEKGNLMRVMNFKEIKTFGDKIAPSLMEMIPQNKEGHKTVVRWLNATFDSDIDDKIFTRRNLQRRR